A window of Malania oleifera isolate guangnan ecotype guangnan chromosome 5, ASM2987363v1, whole genome shotgun sequence contains these coding sequences:
- the LOC131156252 gene encoding oleoyl-acyl carrier protein thioesterase, chloroplastic: protein MLVLKCSCNATEPLQALTQCRLLGASKPLPRRRIAVASLSSASSGNRAPVLSISDHGGTGSTADPNLQVGGFGSASWADRLRTGNLTEGGFSYKECFIVRCYEVGINKTATVETIANLLQEVGCNHAQSVGFSTDGFATTLTMRKLHLIWVTARMHIEVYKYPAWSDVVEIETWCQSEGRIGTRRDWILRDYATGQVIGRATSKWVMMNQDTRRLQKVSDDVREEYLIYCPREPRLAFPEDNSSSLKKISKLEDPAEYSRPGLVPRRADLDMNQHVNNVTYIGWVLESIPQEIIDTHELQTITLDYRRECQHNDVVDSLTSPEPIEDIEAAELEGTNGSAPTRIGELDCRQFLHLLRLSRDGLEINRGRTEWRKKAAR, encoded by the exons ATGTTGGTGCTGAAGTGTTCATGCAACGCAACAGAACCTCTTCAAGCTCTAACCCAATGCCGCCTGCTCGGAGCTTCGAAGCCTCTCCCTCGCCGTCGAATCGCCGTCGCTTCTCTCTCCTCCGCCTCGTCGGGGAATCGGGCTCCGGTTCTTTCCATTTCCGACCACGGCGGAACCGGGTCTACTGCGGATCCGAACTTGCAGGTGGGAGGGTTTGGCTCTGCGAGCTGGGCGGACCGGCTTCGGACGGGGAATTTGACGGAAGGCGGGTTTTCTTACAAGGAGTGTTTCATTGTGAGGTGCTACGAGGTTGGAATTAACAAGACGGCCACGGTTGAGACCATTGCTAATCTTTTGCAG GAGGTTGGATGTAACCATGCTCAGAGTGTTGGATTTTCAACAGATGGGTTTGCAACAACGCTCACCATGAGAAAATTGCACCTCATATGGGTGACTGCTCGCATGCATATTGAAGTCTACAAATACCCAGCTTG GAGTGATGTAGTTGAAATAGAGACATGGTGCCAAAGTGAAGGAAGAATTGGTACTAGACGTGATTGGATTCTTAGGGACTATGCTACTGGTCAAGTCATCGGGAGAGCGACAAG CAAGTGGGTTATGATGAACCAGGATACTAGACGACTTCAAAAAGTTAGTGATGACGTTCGTGAAGAATATCTAATTTATTGTCCACGAGAACCAAG ATTAGCATTTCCAGAGGATAACTCCAGCAGCCTGAAGAAAATCTCGAAACTTGAAGATCCTGCTGAGTATTCTCGGCCAGGACTTGTG CCTAGGAGAGCTGATCTTGACATGAATCAGCATGTAAACAATGTCACGTATATTGGATGGGTGTTGGAG AGTATTCCTCAAGAAATCATTGACACCCACGAATTGCAAACTATCACCTTGGATTATAGAAGAGAATGTCAACATAATGATGTAGTAGATTCCCTTACAAGTCCAGAGCCAATCGAGGATATAGAGGCTGCTGAGCTTGAAGGAACAAACGGGTCTGCCCCGACTAGAATTGGTGAATTAGATTGTCGTCAGTTTCTGCACTTATTGAGATTATCCAGAGACGGGCTTGAAATAAACAGGGGCCGCACTGAGTGGAGGAAGAAAGCAGCAAGATAA